The proteins below are encoded in one region of Telopea speciosissima isolate NSW1024214 ecotype Mountain lineage chromosome 10, Tspe_v1, whole genome shotgun sequence:
- the LOC122642320 gene encoding cytochrome P450 93A3-like has product MVDLTIEPQHLCFLFFIFLISTLLCLCLSFHRKPRNQFKLPPSPPSLPIIGHLHLIGSILHQSLQSLSNKHGPLISLHLGASHCLVASSSSIAKEIFKTHDLIFALRPKFAFEEQTSLYHGCSFLMAPYGPYWRFMKKLCMTKLLGEQQLKRFVCVKQEEIRRFLKRLLKSYQDGKPVDMGVELRVLTNNIICRMAMSTRSAESINEAEECRELVHEISAVGAKMCLGEVLGPFGKLDWFGYQRKMKEAIKRFDDLMERILQEHQRRPHKNKNNNDQDGERENKDLMDILLEISQDEKAEVKLTQTGIKSFFLETFSGGTDTSAKAMQWALALLINHPGEFKKVRDEIELMVGKTRLVEESDIHKLPYLQAIIKETLRLYPTFPVVSRECTQDCKIGGYDVLKKTRVLVNLYTIMRDPNSWEEPNEFRPQRFFVNSKESIQNQMKNNKFIPFGGGRRSCPGSSHALTVMYITIASMVQCFDWKIHGENGATSIPANMEHGSELTLGMAHPLVCLPIPQLCPFIAFS; this is encoded by the exons aTGGTAGACCTCACCATTGAGCCCCAACACTTGtgcttcttgttcttcatcttcctcatctcaaCCCTCCTCTGCTTATGCCTATCCTTTCACAGAAAACCCAGAAACCAATTCAAGCTACCACCAAGCCCTCCATCTCTACCCATCATTGGTCATCTCCATCTCATTGGTTCTATATTACATCAATCCTTACAGAGTCTTTCCAACAAACATGGCCCTCTCATCAGCCTACATCTCGGGGCCTCTCATTGTCTAGTTGCATCTTCATCCTCTATAGCTAAAGAAATCTTCAAGACCCATGACTTGATCTTCGCCTTGCGCCCTAAATTCGCCTTCGAAGAACAGACCAGTTTATACCATGGTTGTAGCTTCCTCATGGCCCCATATGGTCCATATTGGCGTTTCATGAAGAAGCTCTGCATGACAAAGCTCCTTGGTGAACAGCAACTCAAGAGGTTTGTTTGTGTAAAACAAGAGGAGATTCGACGATTCTTGAAGAGATTACTTAAGAGTTATCAAGATGGAAAGCCTGTGGATATGGGTGTggagttgagggttttgacaAATAACATCATTTGCAGGATGGCAATGAGCACAAGAAGTGCAGAGAGCATTAATGAAGCTGAGGAGTGCAGAGAATTGGTTCATGAGATTAGTGCTGTGGGAGCAAAGATGTGTTTAGGGGAGGTGTTGGGTCCTTTTGGGAAATTGGATTGGTTTGGATATCAGAGGAAGATGAAGGAGGCTATTAAGAGGTTTGATGACTTGATGGAGAGGATCTTGCAAGAACATCAGAGGAGACCacacaagaacaagaacaataATGATCAAGATGGTGAAAGGGAAAATAAGGATTTAATGGATATTCTgttggagatctctcaagatgAAAAGGCTGAGGTGAAGTTGACTCAAACTGGAATCAAATCTTTCTTCCTT GAGACTTTCAGTGGAGGCACCGATACCTCAGCCAAAGCCATGCAATGGGCACTAGCATTACTAATTAACCATCCTGGTGAATTCAAGAAAGTGAGAGACGAGATAGAGTTGATGGTTGGCAAAACCAGACTAGTTGAAGAATCTGACATTCACAAACTCCCTTACTTGCAAGCAATCATAAAGGAAACTCTAAGACTATATCCTACATTCCCTGTTGTGAGCAGAGAATGCACTCAAGATTGCAAAATTGGAGGCTATGATGTGTTGAAGAAGACTAGGGTACTAGTCAACCTATACACCATCATGAGGGACCCTAACTCATGGGAGGAACCAAATGAGTTTAGACCACAGAGATTCTTTGTTAACTCCAAAGAGAGTATCCAAAACCAGATGAAGAACAACAAATTCATCCCCTTTGGTGGTGGAAGGAGAAGTTGTCCTGGTTCATCCCATGCCTTGACTGTTATGTACATTACAATCGCATCTATGGTCCAATGCTTCGATTGGAAGATCCATGGAGAGAATGGTGCAACTAGTATTCCTGCCAACATGGAACATGGCTCAGAACTTACTCTAGGTATGGCACACCCATTGGTTTGCCTTCCTATACCCCAACTATGCCCATTTATTGCTTTCTCGTAA
- the LOC122641367 gene encoding non-specific lipid-transfer protein P5, with product MKFGTVKVAWFMFMVAMGSLVEHGMAQGCGSTFFSSLVQLMPCRPAVTSFSPLPPNDACCNAVKMLGQSCLCVVVNGPPISGVDRNMALQLPAKCAANFDPCELRM from the exons ATGAAGTTTGGTACAGTGAAGGTGGCATGGTTCATGTTCATGGTGGCCATGGGAAGCTTGGTGGAGCATGGAATGGCCCAGGGATGTGGTAGCACTTTCTTCTCATCTCTGGTTCAGCTGATGCCTTGTAGGCCTGCTGTTACCTCTTTCAGTCCCTTACCACCTAATGATGCCTGCTGCAATGCTGTCAAGATGCTTGGACAGTCCTGCTTGTGTGTGGTTGTAAATGGCCCACCAATATCTGGTGTCGACCGCAACATGGCCCTGCAGCTCCCAGCAAAATGTGCCGCCAACTTTGATCCAT GTGAACTTCGGATGTAA
- the LOC122641366 gene encoding uncharacterized protein LOC122641366: MELPVLDLSPYLEFSAAKYSGSSANVENQLDAQLKDLCSEVSRILRETGALLVKDPRCSTTDNDRFIDMMEKYFEKPDEFKLLQERPHLHYQVGVTPEGVEDPRSLVDEDMQQKLKAMPKKHQPITPVGPDPKWRFMWRVGSRPSNTRFKELNSDPVMPEGFHEWKETMDSWGYKMISAIEAVAEMAAIGFELPRDVFTSLMHQGPHLLAPTGSDLRCYGQEGNVFAGYHYDLNFLTIHGRSRFPGLNIWLRNGQKVEVKVPVGCLLIQTGKQLEWLTAGDCLAGMHEVVMSNRTIEAIILAQHQNRSLWRVSSTLFAHIASDAVLKPLGHFADSPLSGKYSPICAGEFVEKELAVINLKGKKQHIE, encoded by the exons ATGGAGCTCCCCGTTCTAGATCTTTCCCCCTACTTGGAGTTCTCCGCTGCTAAATATAGTGGATCTTCTGCAAATGTAGAGAACCAACTCGATGCCCAACTGAAGGACCTCTGTTCCGAGGTCAGTCGGATTCTACGAGAAACTGGAGCTCTACTAGTGAAGGATCCGAGATGCTCTACTACCGACAACGATCGGTTCATCGACATGATGGAGAAGTACTTCGAAAAGCCTGACGAATTCAAGCTCCTCCAAGAGCGCCCCCATCTGCATTACCAG GTTGGTGTAACTCCCGAAGGTGTCGAGGATCCACGAAGTCTGGTGGATGAGGACATGCAGCAAAAATTAAAAGCAATGCCTAAGAAACATCAGCCAATTACTCCTGTGGGACCTGACCCTAAATGGCGATTCATGTGGAGAGTAGGCTCTCGGCCATCTAACACTCGTTttaag GAACTGAATTCTGATCCTGTTATGCCTGAAGGTTTTCATGAATGGAAAGAAACCATGGATTCATGGGGCTACAAAATGATTTCTGCAATTGAG GCTGTTGCTGAAATGGCAGCAATTGGCTTTGAACTGCCAAGGGATGTATTCACCTCTCTTATGCACCAG GGACCTCATCTGCTTGCTCCCACAGGAAGTGATCTTCGATGTTATGGCCAGGAGGGAAATGTGTTTGCTGGATATCACTATGACCTTAACTTTTTAACCATCCATGGCAGGAGCAGATTCCCTGGTCTTAACATTTGGTTAAGAAATGGGCAAAAAGTTGAAGTTAAGGTTCCTGTTGGGTGTCTCCTCATCCAGACAGGAAAGCAG CTAGAATGGCTGACTGCAGGGGACTGTTTAGCTGGCATGCATGAGGTTGTTATGTCTAACAGGACAATAGAGGCAATCATACTAGCACAGCACCAAAATCGGAGCCTGTGGAGAGTTTCTTCGACA CTGTTTGCACATATTGCATCTGATGCCGTTCTTAAGCCATTGGGCCACTTTGCTGATTCTCCACTATCTGGAAAGTATTCTCCCATTTGTGCAGGAGAGTTTGTTGAGAAAGAGCTTGCAGTGATAAAtctgaaaggaaaaaaacagcACATTGAATAA